CGTCTCTGGATTCGGTCGTTGAGAGAAAATTCAAGCATAAACAAGAGCTGCTCGAAAAAAACATCGCCGCCGTGAATGCCGCCTGGGATTATGCCGAAGCCCACGGTTGGCAGATGGGCAAGAAGGAAAAGGCGGTCCCGGCCCAGGCCGGACGGAAATAACCCGAACTTAAAAACGAAGGAGCCCCATGTACCTTGTCGCAAATATCGATCCGCAAATCTGCGGTGCCACCAGTTGCACGCTTTGCACCCAGTTCTGCCCCGAAGCCAATACGATTCAGTACGACAAAGTCCGTAAAACTGCTTTCGTCTCGGTGGATCGGTGCAAGGGATGCGCACAGTGCGTTTGGGTCTGCGACAATATGGCAAAGCACAACGCCATCAAGATGGTCATGATCGATCAATTGCCTGAGGAGTTTACGTCCAAAGTCACTAAGAACATGTCGTACGAGCAGGAAGACCTCAAACCCTCACCCATCAATAAATAAAGCGACGAGCGGAGAGCCATGTACCTGAAAAAAGAGCATCTTCTAAAAAAAGATGAACAATACGTGCTGAAACCTGGACCGGAGGGTTACGTTCCGCCGGCGGCCGCATCGATGGGAATCGAACTGCCGGATCCGGGTGAGGGATTGTTCTACGGCCGGAAAACGAACGAAGAGGCCGTCATGGAAGAGATTGCCAAACAGATGCTCACCCGAAAAAACCCGACTATTTTTCCGGGACCTTTGGTCCTGTGGGCCTGGAACGAACACGCCAAGATCAAGGGCCAGGCGGTGCTGGAACTTGCCAGCGAGATCCCGGACGTGATGATCATTCCCATGCCGGACTACCGCCCTAAATATCCGAAAATCGAACCGGAAGAAGAAATCAATCCCAATCATCCCAATCTGACGATCTGGCATAACAAGATCGAGGTCTGCATCTTCATCGGCGTGCACTGCCACTACGCCAATCTGACGCTCAAGATGATCCGGGCCGGGACCAATTGCCTGACGGTGGCGGTCTGCGCAGAGCAGGGGCATGAGGACGCGATGCTGACGACCCGGGACTCCGATGAGAATAAAATTCGGAGGCTGGCCCAGACGGTTCGGAAAGTGCGTGAGTCCATGGGAATTCCAGCGCCCACCCGGCCTCCCTACGGCGGAGGAAAGCGCGAAATTGTAACGCCGGAGGAATGGACCCGAATTCGGGCCCATGGTTTGGCCATGTCGATGGCGGGATCGCCACAGGGGATGCCGTTGCGCGAAGGCCAGATGCCCACGTTTTAGAAGTTGAGCAGATCCCCGGCGAGGACGCGGACGGGAGGGGGCGACGCGAGCCCCTATGACAAGGGAGGAAAAACGATGAGCGAGCCGACAGAAACCGAACAGAAGACCAACCCTCAGGGGGATCCGATCACATCGGCGGCGGTGAAAGTGCAAGCCGGAAAAGACCCGCATGCCGAGGCCAAAAAGCAGCGAGTGGTTTCACCCGAGCATTTGTTTTTCGAAGCCCCCCGGGAGCGGGTCTTCATCACCGGTTCGGAAGCCGGAAAGGAAGCGATACGCCGGGCCAACGTCGATTTTTCCGTGGCCTATCCAATCACCCCTCAAAGCGAGACGATGCAGCTCATCGGCGTGCTTTATGGCGAAGGGTATGTCAAGGAATACTATCGCGGCGAGGAAGAGTACGGCGTGATGTCGGCCATGGCCGGCGCCTCG
The window above is part of the Nitrospiria bacterium genome. Proteins encoded here:
- a CDS encoding 4Fe-4S dicluster domain-containing protein, which codes for MYLVANIDPQICGATSCTLCTQFCPEANTIQYDKVRKTAFVSVDRCKGCAQCVWVCDNMAKHNAIKMVMIDQLPEEFTSKVTKNMSYEQEDLKPSPINK
- a CDS encoding carbon monoxide dehydrogenase beta subunit family protein, producing the protein MYLKKEHLLKKDEQYVLKPGPEGYVPPAAASMGIELPDPGEGLFYGRKTNEEAVMEEIAKQMLTRKNPTIFPGPLVLWAWNEHAKIKGQAVLELASEIPDVMIIPMPDYRPKYPKIEPEEEINPNHPNLTIWHNKIEVCIFIGVHCHYANLTLKMIRAGTNCLTVAVCAEQGHEDAMLTTRDSDENKIRRLAQTVRKVRESMGIPAPTRPPYGGGKREIVTPEEWTRIRAHGLAMSMAGSPQGMPLREGQMPTF